CGCTTCCGTAATATCCGCTTGGAGCATAGTAATATCCGTTATTATAATATGGGTCCCCATATCCGTATCCAGTATCTGAATATACTGCACAAGAAGTGAGGCTGCTCATCATTAAAATGCCAAATGCTATTTTAAATAAATTTTTCATGACTTTAATTGTACTTTTTTTTCTTTATAACTTTTTTTCCAATTGAGGTATCCTAAGATAGCCATTATAGTAAATACCAAATATTGAACCGAAGTGATTCCGAGACCTTTATAAATCATCATAGGGATGCAAATAAAATCTCCTATAATCCAAAAAATCCAGTTTTCAATGCGCCTTTTAGCCATAAACCACATTCCGACTAAAAATATGGAAGTGGTTGCTATGTCTAGCTTATTGCCCCAATCTAAATGATATAAACCAAGATTCGTGCCTTTCATGGAAAAATGATTGTCTATATAAGGTTTATAATAATAGATGGTCGTAACCAGGATTATGCTGAACAGAAAAAGTATAATACCATATATCCATTCTTTTCTGGACGCCCAGGTTACTTCAACATGAATATGATCATCAGAATTTTTCGCCCATAATATCCAGCCGTAAATACTCATCACAGTATAATACACATTAATCATACAGTCTCCCAATAATCCAAAATTGAAAAGAATGTAAACGTATATTAAAGTGGAAATAATTCCGGTAGGATAGACCCAGATGTTCTTTTTGATGGAAAAATATACGCTCAGGATTCCGAAGACGGTTGCAAAGGCTTCCAGGAAAATCTGGAGAGAAGTATAGCTTTCATAGGGTTTTATGAAAAGATCATATATATTCATGAGTTCAAAAATAAACAAAAATTAAGAGAGTTGGAAATGATTTAAATGTAGTGGTAATCAGTTTTTTAAGGTTGATTGTTTAAAATTAATGACGAAAAATTGTCAATAAACGTTAAGGTTTCTAAATTTTTTATATTTTCGTAAATCTTTAATAAATAGTAAAATATGTCAAAAATCTGGACGAAAAAGCCGATGAGTGCTTTTGAGAATGATGTTAAAAGTAGTCAGCTTAAAAGAGTACTTGGTAAATGGAGTCTTACAGCTATCGGTATCGGTGCGATTATTGGGGGCGGAATTTTTGTGTTAACGGGTACAGGAGCTTATTATCATGCGGGTCCTGCATTGGCACTTTCTTTTATCATAGCTGGAATCGCGTGTGTTTTCGCAGCTCTGTGTTATTCTGAATTTGCTTCCATTCTGCCTGTAGAAGGTTCTGCTTATGCTTATGCTTATGGAACTGTAGGTGAAATTTTTGCATGGATTATCGGTTGGGGGCTTATCCTGGAGTATGCGATGGGATCTATGACGGTAGCGGTTTCGTGGTCCGGATACTTTAATAAATTGTTAAAAATGTTTGGCCTTCATCTGCCTGATTATCTTACTTCGGATCCGGCAAGTTATGCAGGAGAAGGCTTTTCAATGAATTTACCTGCTTTTGTAATCGTTATTGTAGTAATTTCTTTATTAATAAAAGGAACTAAGGAGGCAGCAAAAGCCAATAATCTTATTGTAATCATGAAAGTTTCAGCGGTTATATTTGTAATTATTGCAGGTGCTTTCTTTATTAATGCTGAAAACTGGAATCCGTTTATTCCTGCAGCTACAATGGTTAAAGAAGGCGAGACCATGAAAGAAGCGTACGGAATTCAGGGGATTATTTCCGGAGCTGCTGCAATTTTCTTTGCATATGTTGGTTTTGATGCCGTTTCAACTCAGGCCGGAGAAGCTATTAATCCTAAAAAGGATGTACCATTTGCAATTATTGCTTCACTTTTGGTGTGTACAGTATTATATATTTTAGTTTCATTGGTTCTTACAGGGATGATGCATTATACAGATTTTAATCCTCAAGGTAAGTTTCCTGATGCTATCAAAGCTCCTGTAGCCTATGCATTTGAAATTGCTGGTCAGGGGTGGGCCGGATATATTATTACGATTGCAGCAACAGTAGGTTTGATCTCTGTATTGATGGTAATGATTATGGGACAATCAAGAATTTTCCTGGGAATGTCTAAAGACGGTTTGATTCCTAAAATGTTCAGCGATGTACACCCGGTAAGAAAAACTCCTGCAAAAAGCTTGATGCTTTTAGGAATTGTAATTGCTACCGTAGCTTCATTAACGCCGATCAGTAAATTAGCTGACATGACGAGTTTCGGAACTTTATTTGCCTTCACTATGGTATGTGTGGCGGTTTGGATTTTGAGAAAAAGAGAACCTAATTTGCCTAGAAACTTTAAAGTTCCTGCATTACCTGTCATTGCAACATTAGGTATTTGTATCAATGTTTATTTGATCTGGAACCTAAGCCATGAGGCGAAATTATTATCAACTGCATGGTTAGCTTTAGGAGTAATTATATATTTTGCTTACAGTATCAGACATTCTAAAATTCATAAAGTTGGATATGGCGAGACGTTTAAAGCAGAGCAGGAGCCTTTACAAAAACCTGATTTAGATCTATAAAAAATTTAAAATGATATAAATCCACAGATTTTCTGTGGATTTTTTATTTTTGTTTATATGAAAAAAATATTTCCTCTGTTATTTTCCTTTTTAGGAGTCTTTTCGTTTTCTCAACAGGTGGTAAGCTTAGAAACCATCTTTAATGATAAAATAAGTATTCGTGCACTTGAAGTGTATGATAACAAAGTCTGGTACAGCGGGACAGATTCTAAATTCGGTTTTGTAGATATAAAAAATCCGCAAGAGCAGAAGCAGATTAAGCTGTCTGAGAAAAAATTACAATTCAGAACATTGGCTCAGAATAAGGATGCTTTTTACGCAATTAATATCGAAAGTCCGGCTGAATTTTTTAAGATTAGCAAAAAAGACTTGACATTTAAAATTGTTTTTAGAGACACTGTAAAAACCGCTTTCTATGATGCCTTACATTTTGTAAATAATGAATTGGCCTATACTTTTAGTGATGCAGATAAAGATAATCATCTGAAATTAGCTGTTTTTAAAAATGGGAAATGGAGTAATTTTAAAAATAATATAAGTCTGAATGAAGGGGAGGCTGCTTTTGCCGCAAGTAATACAAATATAGCTTCAAGCAAGAAATATCTTTGGATTGCAACCGGCGGAAAAGCATCAAGAATTCTGAGAATGAATTTAAAAAATGAAAACATTGAAGTTTTTAATACTCCATTCGTGCAGGGAGAATCTTCTCAGGGAATGTATTCAATAGATTTTTATGATGATAAATTTGGAGTTGCAGTTGGCGGAGATTATACAAAACAAGCAGACAATATCAATAATATCGCGACTACAAATGACGGCGGAAAAACATGGCGAGTTCAGGCATCAGGAAAAAATGCTGGTTATACAACTTGTGTGAAAATTAAGCCCGGTTCTAAAGGGAAAGAAATTATTTCGGTAGGAGATCAGCATATCAGTTATTCTTCAGATTTTGGAAAGACATGGAAAAAAATTTCTGATGAAAAAGGATTTTTTGTTTGCCAATGGATAGATGGGAATACCATAGTTTTTGCAGGGAAGGATAAGATTTCGATTATGGAATTAAAGCTTTAAAAGGCTGGCTAAATTCAAATTTTAAATTCTTGCCATAGAGCATATCTTTCAAATATAGTCCGTTCAATTTTCCTTCAATCTTAAATTTATTTAAAAAATGTCGATGAAAAATTTAAAGATATTTTTCCTTTTATTGATCCCTACACTATTTTACACTCAGAAAATAAGGGTTTTCATTTTGGCAGGACAGTCGAATATGAATGGTTTTGGCTTTAATAAAGATTTACCAAATGATTTGAAGACTTTTAAAGATGTTTACATTTTTCAGGGGAATTCTGTTCCTGATAGTGATTTGAATGGTGGAACAGGTAAATGGGATATTTTAAAACCCGGAAACGGAACAGGTTTTAAGACAGACGGGACGGTAAATACACTTTCCGACAGGTTTGGGTTAGAGATGTCTTTTGCGAAAAA
Above is a genomic segment from Chryseobacterium geocarposphaerae containing:
- the pnuC gene encoding nicotinamide riboside transporter PnuC, translating into MNIYDLFIKPYESYTSLQIFLEAFATVFGILSVYFSIKKNIWVYPTGIISTLIYVYILFNFGLLGDCMINVYYTVMSIYGWILWAKNSDDHIHVEVTWASRKEWIYGIILFLFSIILVTTIYYYKPYIDNHFSMKGTNLGLYHLDWGNKLDIATTSIFLVGMWFMAKRRIENWIFWIIGDFICIPMMIYKGLGITSVQYLVFTIMAILGYLNWKKSYKEKKVQLKS
- a CDS encoding APC family permease; translation: MSKIWTKKPMSAFENDVKSSQLKRVLGKWSLTAIGIGAIIGGGIFVLTGTGAYYHAGPALALSFIIAGIACVFAALCYSEFASILPVEGSAYAYAYGTVGEIFAWIIGWGLILEYAMGSMTVAVSWSGYFNKLLKMFGLHLPDYLTSDPASYAGEGFSMNLPAFVIVIVVISLLIKGTKEAAKANNLIVIMKVSAVIFVIIAGAFFINAENWNPFIPAATMVKEGETMKEAYGIQGIISGAAAIFFAYVGFDAVSTQAGEAINPKKDVPFAIIASLLVCTVLYILVSLVLTGMMHYTDFNPQGKFPDAIKAPVAYAFEIAGQGWAGYIITIAATVGLISVLMVMIMGQSRIFLGMSKDGLIPKMFSDVHPVRKTPAKSLMLLGIVIATVASLTPISKLADMTSFGTLFAFTMVCVAVWILRKREPNLPRNFKVPALPVIATLGICINVYLIWNLSHEAKLLSTAWLALGVIIYFAYSIRHSKIHKVGYGETFKAEQEPLQKPDLDL
- a CDS encoding WD40/YVTN/BNR-like repeat-containing protein, with amino-acid sequence MKKIFPLLFSFLGVFSFSQQVVSLETIFNDKISIRALEVYDNKVWYSGTDSKFGFVDIKNPQEQKQIKLSEKKLQFRTLAQNKDAFYAINIESPAEFFKISKKDLTFKIVFRDTVKTAFYDALHFVNNELAYTFSDADKDNHLKLAVFKNGKWSNFKNNISLNEGEAAFAASNTNIASSKKYLWIATGGKASRILRMNLKNENIEVFNTPFVQGESSQGMYSIDFYDDKFGVAVGGDYTKQADNINNIATTNDGGKTWRVQASGKNAGYTTCVKIKPGSKGKEIISVGDQHISYSSDFGKTWKKISDEKGFFVCQWIDGNTIVFAGKDKISIMELKL